GCACAACAATTTTGATATCCGACCTCGATAATAACGCATGCGTTTGATGTGCACGCCCAATGGAAGTGCAGTTCCGCAGCACCAATTGATTTCTTTCACGTTGTATCATAGCTTGTTGATGCGATTCCGTAACTGTTGAGCACGCAACGACAAATCTTCACATTGGCGGGTCAGATCCTCGATTCGCTGCTGCTCAGTTTCGACGAAGCGTGTGTAAGGTGCAACACCATCTCGTATTCTCCGGTCGACGCATTCTAATTCCTGATTACACACCTCCTGAACGTCTTCTTGCATGTGCTGCGCCCGAGCATTCCACAGAGCTTGATGCCGATCTGCCAGTGTTGTGCGTCCTTGTTGTAACAATAGTGCTTGTACCACCACTAGAGAAATGCTAGTCGGTAAAACGGACCCGGTACTCAGCACACCTGAAGCCAATCCCACTACGTTTAATCCTAACCCGATATTAAGACCAAGAGAGGCATAAGCCAACCGTTGCCAATTTTTCAACAACGCCGTCTCTTCCCGAATTACATCCTGCTCGGTTACGTGCTTTTGTACAGCTAGGAGTAAGTGTGATTCCAAAACGTGTCTCGTTTCTTCATATCGTGACGCCGCAGTGACGCTGCCCACCAAAGACTTGGACGAGCTCGACGGCCGGGAGCCCAAGAACTCAATCATTGCTTGGCCTTGTGCTCGTCCTTTTGTCGCCAAGGATTCGGCTGCGCGTCGCATCAGCTCATTCAAAGTCTCTGTCAAGGTGTAGGTGCTATGCGGTTGCTGAATGCCAGGTCTCGTGCTAGGTGTGGAAGTACTTCGCAAACCAATGGCTTGCGTTTTCTGCCATTCCTGATCCAAGCGATCACGTTCCAGGATAGCGCGATACATAAACTCGAACCAATTCGTGCGTCGATTAAACACATGAGCTCGTTGCCCTTGTTGTGCAAGACCATCCATCAAGTCCTGTTGAGACCGTTCCAGATCGGCTCGCAAGGCTGTCTTCCAGGAGGCAAATTGCGCTCGGCACATATGGAGCGTCGCAACATCCGTCTCGAGTGATTCGCGTTGCGTGTTCAGTTTATCAACGATAAGTTGCAGCAATCCTTGCGAGACACCGATCGGGCTAGATAACTTTGTTCGCACTCTGGTCTGCACCGTGAGCGATTCTTGCAAAAAGGTTTCGAGTGCGGCAAAATTACTCCGATCCCAGACTCGCGATGATGCTTGCTGCCGTCGCTGTAACGTTTTACTGGCCAGCGCGTCCCGTGCCGAAATTGGTATGACCACGGGTCGAGCTCCCAACAGTTCGCTGGCGTGCGTCGtaacaaaatcaacaactcgcgctttttcgttttggcCGTGATCACCACCGCTTTGTTCCAAAACGTCCATTTTATTGATAACCACAATGATGGCCTTGCGGTACTGGGATATGGAAGCTAACATGACTCGTTCGGACTCCGGGAAGGGTCGATCGGCCGAGGTcacaaacaaaatcaaatcGGCCGATGGCAACAGACGCAGAGTGGTGGCCGTATGATCGACCAGGACAGCGTTGGTGCCGGGTGTATCGACGAGGGTCAAATCTTGCAAAAGCGGCAAGTCGTGCTGGAACCTGACGACCGTGGGCATAGGTCGTCTCGATGTTGCGCTCTCGGAAGCATCTGGAGCCGATACAATAGTGACGCTATCCGTCGTTGGTATCGCGCCCGTTTCGAGCAGTTTTTCACCCAAAAGGGCGTTCAGTACGGTCGACTTCCCCGCGTTAAACTCACCCGCTAAAACCACACAAAAGGTAGAATTCTGCAGTATTTGAGAGGCTTCGTCTAAATCCCGGGTGGGAACGTTCAGCAGGTTCGCTAGTTGTCGGGTTAGTGCCGTTAGATCCTTTTGGTCCGTTAGAATTCGccgttcttcttcgtttAGGAGTCGATAGAGACCGTGGTTTTGTGCCTCATTCTCCAAACTTTCTACTGTGGTAGTTTCGCTTGTCGAAACAGACCGGTTTTTGGGTGCGAACCTTGTTTGTGACAATGCCGACGATGAGAAGGAGGCCAAGCAAAGGGTGCGAGAGCCCTCCACCCTGCTACCCTGGGTTGTGAAAAAGCGAAATTCTTTGTCCAAAGTTGCTGCAGACCAGGAACGCAATCTCCTCCGTACCGTACGAACACATGAGATGGGGTAACCTCCATTGTGCGTGGAGAATGGTCGTCGACTTGCGGCTCGAAGAGCGGGCCAAACGAGTTTACCCATCGTGGTGGCGAGACCAAAACAATGAGACTTTTACTCGTCCTGATTTCCAGGAAATGTAACATTTCGGATGTAGGCATGGGCTGACAATTTGTTAATTCTAGGGTAGGGTAAGGATTCACAAATAGTACAAGCGCTCATTATTCCATGCCAATTAACGCTTTTCTGTCCCCGACTCCGAAAACAGGATGCCATCAAAACAGTAAGGAACAACTCTGAAACGACTGCCTCTacagaaacaaatcgaaaGATATTGCAATTCGTCTATCTCCTTTCCACAGATGACTTTGCTGTCTACCCGAGCAGACGCTGCAGCGGATCGAGACCACTGGCTTTTCTGACTTTAAAGAGCATTTACCTTCCAGCATGAACACGAGAAGCCCCGCAACTACGTTAGAAACGAGCAGGCCTTCGACTCGTGCTCCTACCGGCAATAATGAGAATACTGAGAGTGATTTGGAGCCGCCGCTAGCATCGCTATCCCTATCTACCAAAGGTCGTTACTTTGTTGTTACCGGAGGGACACAGGGATTGGGTTTGGCGATTGCCATTCAACTCAAAAAAGCGGGCGCCGCTGGACTCTTCTTGGTCGCCCGATCACCCGACAAGGGTCAAGCGGCGGTTGAACACCTACGCCAACAGCACCAGTTGGGAGACGACGGTAAATCGACTTGTCAAGTCTTTTTTCTACCCACCGACTTGTCTGATACGAAGCAAGTGCAAACCGTATTTTCTCGGATTGAAGACCTCTTGTCAACTACCGATGTTGTCAGTGGTCTCGTAAACGCCGCCGCTATAACGACACGGGGCAATCTGTTTACCACCACGTCGAACGAGTTTGACACGCAGTTTTTCGTGAACGTACGCGCCCCCTTTTTGTTGACTCAAGCCTTGGCGGTTCATTGTCGAAAGCAGCAGACACAAAGAACGTCACAAGTGCGGGCCAGCATCGTCAACATTTCCAGTGTCGCCGCGTACGGTGGCGCGCCGTTCATTACAGCCTACTCGGCGAGCAAGGCCGCACTCTCCACTCTAACCAAAACTAACGCGGCTGAGCTCGCGCCTCATGGAATTCGTGTGAATGCCATTCAATTGGGATGGACCTATACGGATAACGAAGATGCATTGCAGACGGCCCAATCGGATCGGGATTGGATCCAGCGAGCCGACGAAGGTGTGCCGTTAGGACGCATTTTGCGACCCCACGATGTCGCCGTGACGGttgtgtttttgttgtccGAAGCATCGGCCATGACGACGGGGACTTTAGTGGATCTGCATCCGGAGTATGCTCACGGTCTTATTTCGCTGGCACCGACTGATGCCCGTTAATCCAGACTGCTCTACAAAAGCTCAGCATACGATGGCCTCCGCGCGACTTTTTAACCATGGTAATGACTTTGAAAGCGATTCAAACCTAGAAACAACACCCATGGGGTCTACAATTGTATCATCGCGCACAAGCAATAGAGCGCTTCCTATCGTACTTGAAAACCACTGTTGGTAATAGGTGTAAAAGATAAATCGGACTATCTTACAGACCCCGTACCATACGGGGCTTCAATGGGAATGTACCCCCCTTTGCCCATCTTATTGCAGTAGCCGTAGAAGAAGTCCGTTTCATGTGTACCAGGACCTCGACCGGACCGTCCCCAGGATTGCTCCAAATCGGATCGGACCTTGTACCATTCGTGCACCAGTTTCCGACACAGTCGGTGCTGTAATGAATCATTCTCGTGGGACAAACACCACCACGGTTTTTGGCACAAAGTATAGTGCGTGGTGACAATGTCTTCGAGGTTGCGTTCGCGGCAGTCCTCGCAAGTTTCTGTGTTGGTCCGACATTCGCCTTGGACGACATCATTCACGGTTTTCCCCGTCCGTGGATTATCACACATTTGGTTGTACACGCACCGATTCAGTTCAATGGCCTGACCTGGGTGTAAGACGTTGTAATAGTACGATATGATTCCTTGAAAGGTCATCGAGCCATGAAACGGTCCAACCTTACCACCCCATCCCTGACCATCGCGAAAGTCGCCTTCCAGTACAATGGCACGAAATTCTTCGTAGACATTGAGATCCGGTCGCATTACGAGAAATCCACCCTGTACGGGTTTGTACTGTTTTTTGGGTCCGACCATGTTGTAGTCCAGCGTGAAGAACGCGTTGATACTAGTGGGGAGGGGATCGTCCGGCCACATGACGGAATGTGTTTGGAAAGTGGATTGGCTTACGCCATCCTGCAGCATGGCGTCAAAGACTACATCCATGGGCTTAAGCATAAGCACGTCCAAATCTAAATGTACAGCAATTGGATAATCTGTGAGAGTATACGCTTCCAATTTGATGAGTTCCTTTTCCCCGCAACAACCGTTTTGTTCAATTTTGTTGCGCAGAAAGTCCCCCTTGATATCAGCAACGTTTACAAAAACTTCGCGTTCTAGTAATTCGTATCCAAGAGCTTTTAATGGCAGTGCACAGGATACAGCGGATGGATGGTAAATCGCAAAGAGTGCATAATTGTAGCGTCCCGCTCCGTGTATACTGTTGAGGTGAATCGAGTGTTTCAGTACCGCTCCGCCTTCCGTGATGGGATCCGAACCACAGCCTGTAACAGAAATGGCGTATGCTATCGTCACCGGCGTAGAATTGTTACTTTTAAAAGCGTCAATGGGGTTGGCGCGGGGCGGAGTTTTCGGATGAGACCATGTTTGGGGCAACGGCGGTGAAGACAAGGGGAGATTTTTCTTGCTACCTCGCATAGGCAAAGTCACTATACTCAATAGTAAGCTTAGACATATCAGGAGAATAAAGCCAAAGAGCAGTTTTATGGAGAGGCGAGGCCGCTTGTTCCGTTTGGCAGATACTCTCACCATGGTCATTTGAATGTCTGGATGAACAATCGAAATTGAAAACCCAACAATCACGGGCCGGTTTgtgtttcacagtcaaaaatCGATGTTAGTCATCATTTGACGTCAGCTAACAATTCAcaaaatttctggaaacgCATCCACGTGGCGTCGCTCAGACGTGCATCCATATCATTTTACTATGAAGCAAACAAGTTCACCGAATATCCCCGAAGCCCGTAGAAAAATACCTCCCTattctattgactgtgaactgCACACGACTGGATCGCGAACATGTCAGACTCATACCGAACCCGGATTTCGTGATGTTTGCGAACGCTCCTTCGATTCGTACACTATTTTGGAAACTGCCCAATTTCGAAACATATCATATCTCATAAAAAAGTATCAGACACGAAACAATATACAATGTCAGAACGAACAATCACCGACGCAACGGCCAAGGTTATTGAACAGAGTCTTTCAATTGCCCGCGACAATGGTAATTCTCAAGCCGATCCGCTACACTTGGCTGTGGCCCTCTTTACGGGCGACGACTCCATGGGGGCGCGAGTTTGTACAAAGGTGGTGGCGGACAACGTGGACGTCAACGTGGTTCGCAAAAATTTGCAACGCCGTCTGTTGCAAAAGCCGTCCCAAACACCTGCTCCTCACGAAGCATCGTTGTCGAGCTCGTATTCCTCACTCTTGCAACGCGCCACCAAAGCATCCAAAGCAAATGGCGATGCTTTGGTTGCCCTTGATCACTTGATACTCGCCCTGTACGAGGATCGTGAGGCTGCTGATGTGCTGACCCAATCGATGTTAACCAAGAAGCTTGCGCAGGGTGCCGTTAAGGATTTGCGAGGTAGCCATAAGGTAACATCAGCCAGCGCGGAAGAAACCTACGAGGCCTTGGAAAAGTATGGAATTGATTTGGTCCAACAAGCCGAAGATGGGAAACTCGATCCCGTCGTAGGACGAGATGAAGAAATTCGTCGGCTCATACAGATCTTGTCCCGCCGAACCAAAAATAATCCCGTCCTAGTCGGCGAACCTGGAACCGGTAAAACTAGCATCGTCGAAGGCCTTGCCCGCAGAATAGTCGAAGGTGACGTACCCGAAAGCATTAAGGGTGTTGCACTCCGGACGCTCGATATGGGCGCGCTGGTGGCAGGTGCCAAATACCGAGGAGAGTTTGAAGAACGGTTGAGGGCAGTTTTGGACGAAGTGAAGCGAGCGCAGGGGAAAATGCTTCtgtttgtcgacgaaatTCATCTCGTACTCGGGGCCGGCAAGTCGGACGGAGCCATGGACGCCGCCAATTTGCTTAAACCTATGCTGGCGCGAGGCGAGCTGCGCATGATTGGTGCTACAACTTTGGAAGAATACCGGAAGCACATTGAAAAAGATGCCGCCTTTGAACGCCGCTTCCAACAGGTGATAGTGAACGAACCCAGTGTGTTGGATACTATATCCATGTTGCGTGGGCTAAGCGATCGCTACGAAACTCATCACGGTGTCCGCATTATGGATTCCGCACTGGTTACGGCGGCGCAGCTGAGCGATAGATACATAACACATCGATTCAATCCCGACAAAAGTATCGATTTAATAGATGAAGCGGCCGCACGAAAACGCACTACACTTGACAGTCGTCCCGAACGAATCGATCAATTGGAGCGACAAATCTTGCAACTCGAAATCGAATCTACCGCATTGGGTCGCGAAAAGGACAAGGAATCTAAAAGGCGGCGCACAGCAATACAAGAAGAGATTGCTAATTTAAAAGAAGAACTGGCACCCTTGAACGCTAAATGGCAGGCCGATAGAGGTCGAGCTGAGGAACTGAAAGAGATCAAGGAAAAGCTAACTACCCTTGAGGCCAAGGCGGCGTCGGCGGAACGTACCGGTGACTACGAAAAGGCTGCCGACTTAAAGTATGGTGCCATTCCTGACCTCAAGTCTCATTTGAAGAGGATCGAAGAATCGGAAATGATACGTAAAGCAGATGCCTCAGACGAAGACAGTTTAGTTTCGGAAACAGTGACCCCCCAGGATATTGCCGAAGTGATCTCTCGGTGGACGGGGATTCCAGTTACCCGCCTCTCGCAGACTGACAGAGATCGCTTACTAAAATTGGATGATCGACTCAAGGAACGTGTCATCGGTCAGGATCAAGCAATCAAAGAAGTAACGGACTGTATCTTACGCTCTAAGGCTGGTCTGTCGCGACCCTCCCAGCCTATCGGTAGTTTCTTATTCCTCGGTCCGACGGGAGTGGGTAAGACGGAGCTTGCCAAGAGTCTATACTCGAGTTTATTTGACGCGGACGAACGGCATTTGATTCGTATTGACATGAGCGAATAcactgagcaacactcagTTGCCCGTTTGATTGGAGCCCCACCCGGCTACATTGGGCATGACGAAGGTGGTCAGCTGACAGAAGCCGTACGTCGCCGACCCTACTCAGTGGTACTCTTtgatgaaatggaaaaagcACATCCGCGTGTTTTAACGCTAATGCTGCAGATCTTGGACGAAGGACGCTTGACGGATAGCAAGGGAAGGACTGTCGACTTTACGAATACTGTCATTATTCTGACGTCCAATGTGGGTGCAAAGTATTTGCTGAATCTAACTGAGGAGTCAAAGCGACGGGAATTGGCGCACAAGCAAGTCATGTCGGAAGTTCAATCTCGTTTCGCCCCGGAGTTTCTCAACCGATTGTCGGGTATCATTATGTTCAACTCTCTCGGAACCCAGCAGTTGGAAATGATTGTCCAAAAGTCTATGAGGGGTGTTTCGAAGCGACTCGCCTCTCAAGGAGTTCGGGTGGTGCTGGAGTCTAGTGGCGCCAAAGCGATTCTTGCAGCATCCTACGACCCGAATTATGGCGCGAGACCCGTTGAGCGATATCTCGAGTCAACAGTGGTAACGACTCTCAGTCGTATGCTAATTAGCGGAGATATCTCCAGTGGATCTATTGTCCGCATTGAAGCTGCCGAaggcgacgacgagtcgtACGATGACATCAGTATCCCGCTGCGCAAAAAGGCTCGATTGACGTACTCTGTCCAACAAGCGACAGAACATCCAATGGAAACAGATGAAGCCGACGTTTCTATACTGGAAGATGGGGACAATCAAGCTGATGTCGATTAGGGCGACCCAAACTGAGTGAAATGTGTGTCCAACAAAGCGGCAAAGCGTTGAAAGGAACCCCTTACATTCTTACAAAACGTATATATGTCTAGATCCTTTAGACACATAAAATGCAATATCTATTTCGTTCTCAGCCTTTTTTTGGTATTCTCGGTAGACAAGCtctcttttgtttccgcCACCTAGCAATCTCTATTTCGTTCTCAACCTTTTATTGGTTTTCTCAGTAGACAAGCTCTCCTTTGTTTCTGCCACTTCTGCGTGTCCACTTGAATTTAGACCCAAAACATCTCTCAATCGTTTCGAGCGAACATCTGCAAACTTGATTGAATCCTCATAAGCCATGTAGGAATCAATTCTTGTTTGGCGATACTTGTCGTTTATTTTGTCCATGACAGGATCAAGCAGTCTCCTTGTTTCTTGTGAAGTCCATCCCATGTGACGTGCACAAAAGGGGATTAGGCCTTGAACATCCGGAATTCCCCAGGTAAAGCGATCGGAACTTTTGTCAACAACTGGCGACAAGAATGCATGCATCACATTCTCAGCCGGAAAATTGTCAGGTGCAATCCACCGGGTACGAGCGCTCTTATGTTTCGAGTGAAACCTTCTCTCCGGTGAGGCTTGCATGGCACCCGCATCCGTGGCTACATTGCCATCGAACGGATTAAACCCATCTAGCCACTGCCGAAACTTTGTTAGGCCTTCCCCTAGGTTATCCGAAACATCGAAGACTTGGAGTACTTCCATTGCGTTCACAATACCGACACCTGTTTGAAAGACATTTGTACACGATAAGCACTTGACAATTCAACAATGCAAACAAGGTGGCTTTAATTGCGTACCTTTGACGCCATCTGTATAGTCTGAACCAAGCAGCATGGCTAGCGCAACCATTGCATTTCGACCAAGCCCCATTTCCCGTTTGGCATCGCTTGCCAAATAAGCTTCGGCGTACATTTTATCCTCGAATATGTTTTTGTAAACTACTTGCccaccgaaaacaaagacaTCACTGTCTTCGGTCACAATACCATCGACCAACCCCAGCTCCTCGAGGGCAGCGCATTGGGCCTCGGCTTCGGAAGGGGCTTCCACGTACGGAATACCAAACAACTGGAGGAGCTTGATGATCTCTTCTTTCATCTCGTCTGTAACGGTCTCCATATATCTCTCTCGTTGATTTCTTTCTGCACTGTATTGCTTTTCCAGGTCTAGCAGCAGCTTATCGTTTACTTCAGTGACAGTCGCTTTTGCTTCGACTCCGTTGTTGGCGAAAGCCTGCACCGTGTTATCCGTGTCAATGAAAGGCATTTTTGCCTCGAAGGTAAGCGATGAACTCTCTGGAGTCGTAGTCCCTCTCTCACCCTGCTTCAATAGTATCAGGTGTTCTTTAGGTAGGTCTGTGGCAGTATGGTCTCTCGACGAAGTGGGAGTATATGGAAAAAGTCGATGCCTATTCTCATGTAATATAGGGAGTGTCAAAGACTGTCTTGGTTTGGAGGTAGTTATGGCTTGCTTGGATGGACTCGCCGCGTGGACTTCATTCATTGCTCGCCGAAATGCCCTCCCTGCCCAATTCGCTAAATTTGCAGCTGTTCCCTGGGCACGCTCCAAtgcggcggcggcttctGTCGAAAATCCATCTGCAGTATATGCCTGCGTCGCATCCTGTTTTTGAATCGCTGTCCCTACCTGTAGCGATTCATTAATATCTGTGTGAAATGCATTGGAGGAAAGATGACACTGATCCGATGATCCCGTAGAACCGCCGTTATCCTTCCACTCTACATTACGCTCGTCAACTGGCGTGCCACTCAAGCTAGTTTCTCCGTCTTCCCAATCGACATTATCTTCTTCGACCTCTGATTCAACGTCACGCacatcactgtcaattgcaAAATCATGATTATATTGTGGAGATGCGGCGGTAGATGTAGACGAAAGACCTTCTGAACGCTGCATCTTGTGCTCCTGAACAACTTTGACTTTCCTGGCTTCTTCCAACATTTTGTCTTGGGGCTGAGAGCTGTACGCCTCCCGGGCTTCCGCTAGCTCTGCTTCCTCTGCAGCATGAAGGACCATGGCTATCTGCTTGTCCACCACAGATTGCGGGGTGTTTTTAGTCTGCGCATTTGAACGCGCTGGCTCATTCGCTGATAGATTAAACTGAGTGGCAGAGTCTTTGTCATCCGACGGATGACCATCACCTGGCTGTCCCTCTTTTCCACGTGCTGATGGCGAAAGTAAACCTGTAGCACTATCTCTGAGTACCGTCTTGATACTCATATTGACCATTGCCCGCGGCTTTTGACTATCgtccaaaacaaaatccCTGCTGTTTTCATCTGTGCTCTCCTTCTCCAGGACAATTGGTGGTGCATGTTTCATTGAGTCTAGTGAAATAATCTCTTTCGTGTCAAATTCTTTTAAGGGCATCTCGTTACCAGAAGTCGAGTCGATGGGTAGAGTCACCAATTCCAGAGCGTTCGCCGGTTTTGTTAAGATTGTGACATCTTTTTGCACAACTCTTTGTGACCTTAGTGATGCAAAAACATCGCCCCGCACCCAATTAGCATCACCATTTGGAGGTTGGCTACTTGCGGATGTCTCTCTAAAACCCACCGACGAGTCAAGCCGTTGTTGGCTGTAGTCTAATTCCATTTTGTTAAGTTCTGCGTTTGGGACGCTGTCATCGTCTTCGCTACTGTCGTCCAATTCCAGAGGTTGTAAATGCGATGTCGCTTGCGGGCGATCCTTGTACCATGCTCTGTTTGTCGAAAGCGTAGACTTTTGATTGACGCGATCCTCTTCTTTTGAAGAATCGCCGTAGTCATCCTCCTCATCCAAAATGGCCCGTCGTCGTTTTTTCCCTGCAGCAGCAAAGGCTGGGTTGGCACATTTTCCGATtccgactgactgtgaatcctCGTCGGATGATGAATCTCGGTGCGAAAATCGATGGGTACCATTGTTCCGTCGGTTTTGCTGTTGCCGTGCCCGCAGAGCCGCCGACGGTCGCTCCCTTGGCGCGTCTGGTGGTGTGGTACGGTCGTTATCGTCGGGATCATCTTCCCGTATCAGGGATACTCTGGTGTTCCGATCCGACGCCATAAATTCACCCGGTTGGGATGCAAACGCCTTTTCCTCGTCGTGTACGACACGGAGCGCCATGGCGTGTATGGATTGATTGAGACGGATCGACCGCAAAAAGTTGGTGACCTGGACGGACGAAAAGGCGTCGGGGTTGGCGGCGGCCGGCATGAATTCCCGTCGCGAAAGGAGTCGCTGCGTTCGTTTGGCGGCTTCAATAGCATCCCTACGTTGGCCGGGTGGTAAGGCAGCTATCTGCGCCACGTCCATGGTGCCGCGACGCTCATCCCACAAACGGCGTTGGCGTTTATTGGAACGAGGAAAGCCGAGGGAGCTGCTATTGGTTGTTACGGGGTCGTCGCTATTGCTGGACTCGTTCCCAGTCGCCTCGTGGTCGAGCGGTAAATCCCAGTCGTTGACTGGATCatcaccatcgtcgtcgcggaCGTGGGGGTCGTTCGTGTTGTTCTCATTGTCCGAACCGAATTCCAACGCCGCGGCAATAGCAGCGTCACTGCCGGTATCCGGAGGGTATGCGGCGGCAGGTTGTTCCGGAGGCGCAGAATCGGTCGCAGCTTTCGTACCGAGTGAGTCGGATGTAGCCGAATATGCTGCGGGCTCTTCTGATGAATTCGTGGGGTCATTCGATAAAGCAGCGGTAGCCAAAGTTGCAGCGTTCGTGGTCGATCCGTCTTTCGGATTGCCGTCCCGCCCCCCTGGGTTGAAACCGGGCGCCAAAGACTGTGCCGTTCCGGTCGACGACGTTGGGTGGAAGGCTGCGTCGTGACCGTGAGGCTCTGGGACTGTTGGCtttttttgctgttgctgctgtagGGTTTGGGCTAGTAGCCGTCGCGCGAGTCGTTGGACTCCGGCTGGTCCCAAGGTAGCGAACTGTTCGCGTTGCTTGCGTCGTCGCATTATTTCACGTCGTTTGATGGCGGGCGTGGGTCCGTCAAAGACGAGGACGGCGCGGATCCCGTGAAAGCGGAGACGACATAGCCGACGGATAAAGCCAATCAAGTGCGCGGCGGGTTGGACCTTGCCCGTGTCCGGATCGCGCATGGCCTTGAGGAACTGCGTGAGCCAAATGGAGGCGTCCACCGCGAGCACGCGGCCTTCCAACGTTTCAATTGAGATGCGACGACCGATGGGCAACAGCAAACGCCACAAGCCCTGGACGCCCATACTGTACGGCGGTTGTTGTTCGGTTGCTACTGACTgtgccttgttgttgttattattATTCAGAGGCCTTTGCAGTCAATACGATAGTGAGGAAGGAGGTCGTTGCTCCAAAGCAAGCGAACGTCTAATGTAAGGTGCACACACTCGATCAAGACCGTGGGATCCGTGGGAAAAGCTGCTGCCGACTTTTGCGTTAGCGGAATGACTACCAAACACCAGTAGCCAGTATGTTGTATATGTAAATGTGACGAATCGAAAAAATTTATTTAATAAATAAAATATATCAATGGTATTCACAGTCTGTCCAAAGTGGCATTCACTCTCACAGTAAATCGGTTCGTGAAAACTCTGTGGTACTATGATATGTTGTATTCCGAAAAATTTGGCTGCTTTGAGTGTTAGGGTTAACGACCCGAATGGAATATATGTAAGGAGTCCCGGGGGTAGTTGTGgctactcactgtcattttCCGttcgtgtgtgtgtggggGAATGACCATGGTGGTCGTTGGCGGCGCGAGCCGTACAGCGGTTCCCCAGCGTCGGGGGAAGGCTGGATCCATCTACCAGTATATTTCCGTCGCGAGCTACTTTGTTCTATTGTTTTTGTGTTTTCTCATGATTTGCACCGTCCTGGAGCTGGACGACGCCCCGGACGATCACGGGGATTTGCACGCCTTGACCGTGTCGACGGTTCCCCAGTCGCGTACCGGGCTTGCCGTGACAGTTCCGCCTATCACAGTGGCTTACGCTGTGACCATTACCGAATGTGGTTCAGACGATGACGCTGCCTGGCGCTTGGCCGAAGGAGCCGCCGTCCTGGCGTACTCGATCCATCAAGCGCACCACGCGGCGTCATCGTCCCCACTCACCCAACCCGAACGACTCCACGAACAGCAACGCTACAACTACACCCTGTACGCTATTTATCACCCCCAAGCCGAGCCGTGTGTTTCGAAACTGAAAGATTTAAACTATACGCTGCTCCGCCGGGACACGCCGGTGGCGGTCCACGAAATCCGGGGGGATTTCTTGCGCGAGAAGATTACCGCGAACGGCTGTTGTGGGGAAAAGGAACTGCTCAAATTGGAAGCGTACACACTGACGTCGCACGAAATTGTCGTCTTGTTGGATCTGGACGTCTTACTGTTGCAACCCCTCGATCGGCTCTTTGACTTTTTGACGTACGGCACGCCACTGCCCCGGGACGATCTCCAATGGCCGGATCGGCCACTTGCCACTACCGCGTACCGGGACATTGGATTGCTCTACACAGTCGACTACGCCATGGTGAATCCAGGGCGAGCGG
This is a stretch of genomic DNA from Phaeodactylum tricornutum CCAP 1055/1 chromosome 17, whole genome shotgun sequence. It encodes these proteins:
- a CDS encoding predicted protein — its product is MVVVGGASRTAVPQRRGKAGSIYQYISVASYFVLLFLCFLMICTVLELDDAPDDHGDLHALTVSTVPQSRTGLAVTVPPITVAYAVTITECGSDDDAAWRLAEGAAVLAYSIHQAHHAASSSPLTQPERLHEQQRYNYTLYAIYHPQAEPCVSKLKDLNYTLLRRDTPVAVHEIRGDFLREKITANGCCGEKELLKLEAYTLTSHEIVVLLDLDVLLLQPLDRLFDFLTYGTPLPRDDLQWPDRPLATTAYRDIGLLYTVDYAMVNPGRAVKPFQGGVLVLRPDRNVYEELRNIVREGDYRDQGGWGGRSRKFWGSMTIQGLLPYYYDILHFNETRALELNRCVYDNMCSKSRNGDAVNDRPTGQCYTQEESCEDCRDRSVATIVATHFTVCQKPWTCTVHGRAGIDHRLCRALHHEWFRVRSDLEQSWGRSGWGTGVWREREQFFGFCNTYGTKGYETITRPYGSARE
- a CDS encoding predicted protein gives rise to the protein MGVQGLWRLLLPIGRRISIETLEGRVLAVDASIWLTQFLKAMRDPDTGKVQPAAHLIGFIRRLCRLRFHGIRAVLVFDGPTPAIKRREIMRRRKQREQFATLGPAGVQRLARRLLAQTLQQQQQKKPTVPEPHGHDAAFHPTSSTGTAQSLAPGFNPGGRDGNPKDGSTTNAATLATAALSNDPTNSSEEPAAYSATSDSLGTKAATDSAPPEQPAAAYPPDTGSDAAIAAALEFGSDNENNTNDPHVRDDDGDDPVNDWDLPLDHEATGNESSNSDDPVTTNSSSLGFPRSNKRQRRLWDERRGTMDVAQIAALPPGQRRDAIEAAKRTQRLLSRREFMPAAANPDAFSSVQVTNFLRSIRLNQSIHAMALRVVHDEEKAFASQPGEFMASDRNTRVSLIREDDPDDNDRTTPPDAPRERPSAALRARQQQNRRNNGTHRFSHRDSSSDEDSQSVGIGKCANPAFAAAGKKRRRAILDEEDDYGDSSKEEDRVNQKSTLSTNRAWYKDRPQATSHLQPLELDDSSEDDDSVPNAELNKMELDYSQQRLDSS